Proteins found in one Borreliella valaisiana VS116 genomic segment:
- a CDS encoding AMP-binding protein has translation MSIAKAFFEVADQQKDKIAQIYKVCNGYAHVTYGDLKNNVLKLASFLKSINVKHQDKIFICSENRAEWAVIDFAILSLGAVDIPKGSDVTLFEAEIIFNSVLPCVVILENLNLLDMFVQIQFTVKPIFIIIENLNKEDRLKYSDFEIYTYSDCISFGDNLRKDSEIIDIASKVDSNDMATIIYTSGTTGHPKGVMLSHANLLYQVSSFSLMVDTQLGQIFMCILPIWHSFQRSFSYNIFLKGMVCLFSTIVPRAMLDDIKNINPHYIAAVPRLWIAIRQNIYKEVSKKPFISRIIFHFFIKLAFLNDICYRAVMGFYPDSGFSLFFPIKKILGMFGLIFLFPFKALGNILIFNKINKILGNNFVVGITGGGSMPISVVRFFNAIGIELANAYGLTETSPGVASNKHKKVIIGTCGKILPGTVAEIRDADGNKLKKPGKGILFVKGPQVMLGYYKDREATCRIIGSDGFLNTGDIVKLSKDNVVQIIGREKDTIVLNNGENVEPAPIEIKLEESILIEKAVVVGQDQKFLGALILPNFEEINKYLESVGQKIFDASNRRQIIANNIVLKAINDEIKKLINRTNGFKPFEQILKFTLLEKPFEVGKEMSIKMDIKRNYILNFYKNEIKNLFI, from the coding sequence ATGTCAATAGCAAAGGCATTCTTTGAAGTGGCTGATCAACAAAAGGATAAGATTGCTCAAATATATAAAGTTTGCAATGGATATGCCCATGTTACTTATGGCGACTTAAAAAACAATGTTTTAAAGCTTGCTTCCTTTTTAAAGTCAATAAATGTTAAACATCAAGATAAAATATTTATTTGCTCTGAAAATAGGGCCGAGTGGGCTGTGATAGATTTTGCAATTTTATCTTTGGGTGCCGTTGATATTCCAAAAGGCTCTGATGTTACTCTTTTTGAAGCTGAAATTATTTTTAACTCTGTTCTTCCATGTGTAGTTATTTTAGAAAATTTAAATCTTCTTGATATGTTTGTTCAAATTCAATTCACAGTAAAACCTATATTTATTATTATTGAAAATTTAAACAAAGAAGATAGACTAAAGTATAGTGATTTTGAAATTTATACTTATAGCGATTGTATTTCATTTGGAGACAATTTAAGAAAAGATTCAGAAATTATTGACATTGCAAGTAAAGTTGATTCTAATGATATGGCAACAATAATATATACTTCTGGAACAACAGGTCATCCAAAAGGGGTAATGCTTAGTCATGCTAACCTTCTTTATCAAGTTTCTAGTTTTAGTTTAATGGTTGATACGCAATTGGGTCAAATATTTATGTGCATTTTGCCAATTTGGCATTCCTTTCAAAGATCTTTTTCTTACAATATTTTTCTCAAGGGTATGGTTTGTTTATTTTCTACCATTGTTCCAAGGGCAATGCTTGATGACATTAAAAATATTAATCCCCATTATATTGCAGCTGTTCCTAGGCTTTGGATTGCAATAAGGCAAAATATTTACAAAGAAGTTTCTAAGAAGCCGTTTATTTCTAGAATAATCTTCCATTTTTTTATCAAATTGGCATTTCTTAATGATATTTGCTATAGAGCGGTAATGGGGTTTTATCCGGACAGTGGGTTTAGTTTGTTTTTCCCTATAAAGAAAATTTTGGGAATGTTTGGGTTAATCTTCTTATTTCCTTTTAAAGCTTTGGGAAATATTTTAATTTTTAATAAAATAAATAAAATCTTAGGCAATAATTTTGTTGTTGGAATTACTGGTGGTGGGAGTATGCCTATATCTGTTGTTAGATTTTTTAATGCAATTGGTATTGAACTTGCTAACGCTTATGGATTGACAGAAACTTCTCCCGGAGTGGCTTCTAATAAGCATAAAAAAGTGATTATTGGAACTTGTGGTAAAATTTTGCCTGGAACTGTTGCTGAGATTAGAGATGCTGATGGAAATAAACTTAAAAAGCCTGGAAAGGGAATTTTGTTTGTAAAAGGACCTCAAGTAATGCTTGGATATTATAAGGATAGAGAGGCAACTTGCAGGATTATTGGTTCTGATGGTTTTTTAAATACGGGTGATATTGTAAAATTATCTAAGGACAATGTTGTTCAAATTATTGGTCGAGAAAAAGATACAATTGTTTTGAATAATGGGGAGAATGTTGAGCCTGCTCCAATTGAGATTAAGCTTGAAGAATCAATATTAATAGAAAAGGCGGTTGTTGTAGGGCAAGATCAAAAATTTTTAGGCGCTCTTATTCTTCCAAATTTTGAAGAAATAAATAAATATCTAGAAAGTGTTGGGCAAAAAATTTTTGATGCTAGTAATAGACGTCAAATTATTGCAAATAATATTGTTCTTAAGGCTATAAATGATGAAATAAAAAAATTAATCAATAGAACTAATGGATTTAAACCTTTTGAGCAGATATTAAAGTTTACTCTTTTAGAAAAACCATTTGAAGTTGGGAAAGAGATGTCAATTAAAATGGATATTAAACGAAACTATATTTTAAATTTTTATAAAAATGAAATTAAAAATTTATTTATCTGA
- a CDS encoding PG0541 family transporter-associated protein — MTKFYRYRIEIISNLSLELDVLECMEKVEQELGEPIYYSKIENVYGKGKKGEKHGNGVWPEENFILIIYTSNQSIVNRLKDIVDHLNHSYPTEGINFFVLKN; from the coding sequence ATGACTAAATTTTATAGATATAGGATTGAAATAATTTCTAACTTATCTTTAGAGCTTGATGTTCTTGAATGTATGGAAAAAGTAGAACAAGAGCTAGGAGAGCCTATATATTATTCTAAGATAGAAAATGTTTATGGAAAGGGCAAGAAAGGGGAAAAACATGGCAATGGTGTTTGGCCTGAAGAAAATTTTATTCTGATTATTTATACTTCCAATCAATCTATTGTTAATAGATTGAAGGATATTGTAGATCATTTGAATCATTCTTACCCCACAGAGGGGATTAATTTTTTTGTTTTGAAAAATTAA
- a CDS encoding efflux RND transporter permease subunit, protein MLVKRIVGKPITMLILFSLLMMISLYTFSRLKVDLLPGIDIPQISINTVYPGASPREVEESVSRVLESGLSSVKNLKNIYSNSSKGNSTVSLEFYHGTDLDLVLNEIRDALELVKSSLPSKSQTPRIFRYNLKNIPVMNIIINSVRPISELKRYAEEIIKPGLERLDGVAIVTVNGGSKKRVLIEVSQNRLESYGLSLSRISSIIASQNFELSAGNILENNLEYLVQVSGKFKSIEEIGNVVIAYKMPDISSGINSSAIEIKLKDIANIKTDFEDLSEYVEYNGLPSISLSVQKRSDANSIAVSNVVMNEIEKFKLSMPKDMRLEITYDSTNFIKASISTVVNSAYFGAVLAIFVIFFFLRSFRATIIIGISIPIAIVLTFCLMYFVNISLNIMSLAGLALGIGMVVDCSIVVIDNIYKYRQKGAKLISSSILGAQEMMLPITSSTFTSICVFGPFLIFKSELGVYGDFFKDFSFTIVISLGVSLLVAIFLVPVLSSHYVGLYTSFQKNIKSSFIRKIDAFFASIYYFLEFLYINLLNIVLNRKLIFGLIVFFSFIGSLLLGLLLDVTTFDRGKDNSIFINLNFPHKTNLEYAKFYSNRFLEIVKSEAKGYKSIISTMNAERITFNVLFPLKEESRDKLIKSIDYDAIKYKIMNRIGNLYPEFNIESSSGNALGGGDSIKIKISANDFEYIKDYGKTLVSMLKKEIPELVNPRLSVSDFQLQISVEIDRALAYNYGIDMNTILNELKANVNGVVAGQYVENGLNYDIVLKLDRMDVKNLKDLEKIFITSPSGVKIPFSSIATFEKTNKEESIYRENQALTIYLNAGISPDDNLTQVTAKVIDFVNNKVPHKEGTVLKVEGEYNEFSNIMNQFKIIIIMAIIVVFGIMASQFESFLKPFIIIFTIPLTTIGVVLIHFFAGEKLSIFAAIGMLMLVGVVVNTGIVLVDYTGLLIKRGFGLREAIIESCRSRFRPILMSSLTSIIGLIPMAFSSGSGNELLKPIAFTFIGGMTASTFLTLFFIPMLFEIFSNIVSSFKLRLKRVASNVDVEKSFEINNSTKSSYDNLFEEDRD, encoded by the coding sequence ATGTTGGTAAAGAGAATAGTTGGCAAACCAATAACAATGTTAATTTTATTTTCATTGTTAATGATGATAAGTTTGTATACCTTTTCAAGATTGAAAGTAGACCTTTTGCCTGGAATTGATATTCCTCAAATAAGTATCAACACTGTTTATCCCGGTGCTTCTCCTAGAGAAGTTGAAGAGAGTGTTTCTAGAGTTCTTGAAAGTGGTTTGAGTTCAGTAAAGAATTTAAAAAATATATATAGCAATTCTTCTAAGGGAAATAGCACTGTTTCGCTTGAATTTTATCATGGAACTGATTTGGACTTGGTTCTAAATGAAATTCGAGATGCTCTTGAATTGGTAAAATCCTCATTGCCCAGTAAATCGCAGACACCCAGAATTTTTAGATACAATCTTAAAAATATTCCTGTAATGAATATTATTATTAATTCTGTAAGGCCAATTTCTGAGCTTAAAAGATATGCTGAAGAGATCATTAAACCTGGGCTTGAAAGGCTTGATGGGGTCGCAATTGTTACTGTTAATGGCGGAAGCAAGAAACGTGTTTTAATTGAAGTTTCTCAAAATAGATTAGAGTCTTATGGGCTTTCTTTGTCAAGAATATCTTCGATTATAGCATCTCAAAATTTTGAACTTTCAGCTGGTAATATATTGGAGAACAACTTAGAATATTTGGTTCAAGTGTCTGGAAAATTTAAATCAATTGAAGAGATAGGTAATGTGGTCATAGCTTATAAGATGCCCGACATTTCTTCTGGCATAAATTCATCTGCTATTGAGATAAAACTTAAAGATATTGCTAATATTAAGACCGATTTTGAAGATTTGTCAGAATATGTTGAATATAATGGTTTGCCTTCAATTTCTTTATCGGTTCAAAAACGTAGTGATGCTAATTCTATTGCAGTTTCTAATGTTGTTATGAATGAAATAGAAAAATTTAAATTATCTATGCCTAAAGATATGAGATTGGAAATCACTTATGATAGTACTAATTTTATTAAAGCGTCCATTTCAACTGTTGTAAATTCAGCCTATTTTGGGGCCGTACTAGCAATATTTGTTATTTTTTTCTTTTTAAGAAGCTTTAGAGCCACAATAATTATTGGAATTTCTATTCCAATAGCAATTGTTTTGACCTTTTGTTTAATGTATTTTGTAAATATTTCTCTTAATATTATGAGTCTTGCAGGTCTTGCACTTGGGATTGGAATGGTTGTTGACTGCTCAATTGTTGTAATAGATAATATATACAAATATAGGCAAAAAGGAGCAAAGCTTATTTCATCTTCTATTCTTGGAGCCCAAGAGATGATGCTGCCTATTACATCTTCAACTTTTACTTCTATTTGCGTTTTTGGTCCATTTCTTATTTTCAAATCAGAACTTGGAGTATATGGAGATTTTTTTAAAGACTTTTCATTTACAATTGTTATTTCTTTGGGAGTTTCTCTTTTAGTTGCGATTTTTTTGGTTCCCGTTTTATCAAGTCATTATGTAGGTTTATACACAAGTTTTCAAAAAAATATTAAGAGTTCTTTTATTAGGAAAATTGATGCTTTTTTTGCTAGTATTTATTATTTTCTAGAATTTTTGTATATCAATTTATTAAATATAGTGTTGAATCGTAAATTGATTTTTGGGCTGATTGTTTTTTTTAGTTTTATTGGCAGTCTACTTTTAGGATTATTGCTAGATGTGACAACTTTTGATAGAGGGAAAGACAACTCAATTTTTATTAATTTAAATTTTCCCCATAAAACTAATTTGGAATATGCAAAATTTTATTCTAATAGATTTTTAGAAATTGTAAAAAGTGAAGCTAAAGGATATAAAAGTATTATTTCTACTATGAATGCCGAAAGAATAACCTTTAATGTATTGTTTCCTCTTAAGGAAGAGTCAAGAGACAAGTTGATTAAAAGTATAGATTACGATGCTATTAAGTATAAAATTATGAATCGTATTGGGAATCTTTATCCCGAATTTAATATTGAGTCTTCCAGTGGTAATGCTTTGGGTGGTGGAGATTCTATTAAAATTAAAATTTCAGCAAATGATTTTGAATATATAAAAGATTATGGAAAAACTTTAGTTTCTATGTTGAAAAAGGAAATTCCGGAACTTGTAAATCCAAGACTTAGTGTAAGTGATTTTCAACTTCAAATTAGTGTTGAGATAGATAGAGCACTAGCTTACAATTATGGTATTGACATGAATACCATTTTAAATGAGTTAAAGGCCAATGTTAATGGTGTTGTTGCTGGGCAATATGTAGAAAATGGACTTAATTATGATATTGTTCTTAAGCTTGATAGAATGGATGTTAAAAATTTAAAAGATTTGGAAAAAATATTTATTACAAGTCCATCTGGAGTTAAGATTCCTTTTTCATCAATAGCCACATTTGAAAAAACCAATAAAGAGGAATCTATTTACAGAGAAAATCAAGCTTTGACTATTTATCTTAATGCGGGCATTTCTCCAGATGATAATTTAACTCAAGTCACTGCAAAAGTTATAGATTTTGTTAATAATAAGGTCCCCCATAAAGAAGGAACAGTGCTTAAGGTTGAAGGAGAATATAATGAATTTTCAAATATTATGAATCAGTTTAAAATAATCATTATTATGGCTATTATTGTTGTGTTTGGTATTATGGCTTCTCAATTTGAATCTTTTTTAAAGCCCTTTATTATTATTTTTACAATTCCTTTAACGACAATAGGGGTTGTACTCATACATTTTTTTGCAGGAGAAAAACTTTCTATTTTTGCTGCGATTGGAATGCTTATGCTTGTTGGTGTTGTTGTTAATACGGGAATTGTTCTTGTAGACTATACCGGTTTATTGATCAAGAGAGGGTTTGGCCTAAGAGAAGCAATTATTGAATCTTGCCGCTCAAGATTTAGACCAATTTTAATGTCTTCTTTGACTTCAATAATAGGACTTATTCCAATGGCATTTTCTAGTGGGAGTGGGAATGAGCTTTTAAAGCCGATCGCATTCACTTTTATTGGCGGAATGACAGCTAGTACATTTCTTACTTTGTTTTTTATTCCTATGCTTTTTGAAATTTTTTCCAATATTGTTTCAAGTTTCAAGCTTAGGTTAAAAAGAGTGGCGTCTAATGTAGATGTTGAAAAATCATTCGAAATTAATAATTCAACTAAAAGTAGTTATGATAATCTATTTGAAGAAGATAGGGATTGA
- a CDS encoding efflux RND transporter periplasmic adaptor subunit, whose amino-acid sequence MNLIFNINLYLKKYFLLFSLGLVLILVACVGKNKLDDKNINKEKESSYRFPVIAIKVKKGILSDYLSLNGDVDTKVKADIFPDAAGKITSLQIKLGTYVQKGQIVATLDPSRPGSVYLKSPVRAPISGYILNIRKKIGETVNPQSSIAVVGRIDAKQILTYVSEKYISNIKVGNDAIIEVGAYPNEKFKARVSEISPILDSKSRTIEVYLTPIGSNLDKLIIGMFSKIKLITKRFRDVIKIPREAVVEREGNNFVFKLDLEGKSVQMLPVRVLFEIDNIVALSGEIKENDLIVVEGMSTLSDGTLINLVDTREGLSAESNI is encoded by the coding sequence ATGAATTTGATTTTTAATATTAACTTATATTTAAAAAAATATTTTTTACTCTTCTCCTTAGGCTTAGTTTTAATTTTAGTTGCGTGTGTGGGTAAGAATAAGCTAGATGACAAAAATATTAATAAGGAGAAGGAAAGTTCTTATAGATTTCCAGTAATTGCCATAAAAGTCAAAAAGGGAATATTGAGTGATTATTTGTCTTTAAATGGAGATGTAGATACAAAAGTTAAGGCAGATATTTTCCCAGATGCTGCGGGTAAAATAACCTCTTTGCAAATAAAGCTTGGGACTTATGTTCAAAAGGGACAAATAGTTGCAACTCTCGATCCTTCAAGGCCCGGTTCTGTATATTTGAAAAGTCCAGTAAGAGCGCCAATCTCAGGATATATTTTAAATATTAGAAAAAAAATTGGTGAAACGGTTAATCCTCAGTCTAGCATAGCAGTAGTAGGAAGAATAGATGCAAAGCAAATTTTAACTTATGTGTCTGAGAAATACATTTCAAATATTAAAGTTGGAAATGATGCTATTATTGAGGTTGGAGCTTATCCTAATGAAAAGTTTAAAGCTAGAGTTTCAGAGATATCTCCTATTTTAGATTCTAAAAGTCGCACTATTGAGGTATATCTTACACCTATTGGTAGCAATTTAGACAAACTGATTATTGGTATGTTTTCTAAAATTAAACTTATCACTAAACGTTTTAGAGATGTAATTAAGATTCCAAGAGAGGCTGTTGTTGAGAGAGAAGGTAATAATTTTGTATTTAAGCTTGATTTAGAAGGTAAAAGTGTTCAAATGTTACCCGTTAGAGTACTTTTTGAAATAGATAACATTGTAGCTCTTTCAGGTGAGATTAAAGAGAATGATTTAATTGTAGTAGAAGGAATGTCTACTCTTTCTGATGGGACTCTAATAAATTTGGTAGATACAAGAGAAGGTCTTTCGGCTGAAAGCAATATTTAA
- a CDS encoding TolC family protein, with the protein MALENSLDSKNALYKENIKKLYKNNAWNAFVPNVNLSSTLSRNPSALSELERDYWGLGFGVAISLSLSPSVLKRIELIMLEYENAKIERESAVRNIKLNVLKSYNKLIALKSTLKVFESQIQNSKLKFEQARIAYNNGLISEIDFLDAQLKHKKSQPDLDGQIINFEKSKEIFKLLIGLDPDQDFEIIGELPDETIDFSLFNEALNFNESLEIKELNMRLKMAEQLIGSLWLDTFLPTLSLSFSYSPYRSFHENSKGFSSGFLASFSLNYGLTEIFPFSKSFTKIQDNNYQLKILQNNIESKIRNLKSSIVQKRKDIRRYKAILDASKINVELANKNYQMAFNAFNSGVMDLSKLNDIELVYKQSDLKFIEDKLNYSNSILEYKDLINSLD; encoded by the coding sequence ATGGCCTTAGAAAACAGCTTGGATTCAAAAAATGCTTTATATAAGGAAAATATAAAAAAGCTTTATAAAAATAATGCATGGAATGCTTTTGTTCCAAATGTTAACCTTAGCTCGACACTTAGCAGAAATCCTTCTGCTTTAAGCGAGCTTGAGAGAGATTATTGGGGTTTGGGGTTTGGAGTTGCGATTAGTCTTTCTTTGTCACCTTCTGTTTTAAAGAGAATTGAACTTATTATGTTGGAGTATGAAAATGCAAAAATAGAAAGGGAGAGTGCTGTTCGTAATATTAAGCTAAATGTTCTTAAATCTTACAATAAATTAATAGCGCTAAAGAGTACATTGAAAGTTTTTGAGAGTCAAATACAAAATAGTAAACTTAAATTTGAACAAGCTAGAATTGCTTATAACAATGGACTAATATCAGAAATAGATTTTCTTGATGCACAGCTTAAGCATAAAAAATCGCAACCAGATTTAGATGGTCAGATTATTAATTTTGAAAAATCAAAAGAAATTTTCAAATTATTAATAGGATTGGATCCGGATCAAGATTTTGAAATTATTGGAGAATTGCCAGACGAGACAATAGATTTTTCTTTATTTAATGAGGCGTTAAATTTTAATGAATCATTAGAGATTAAAGAGTTAAATATGCGCTTAAAAATGGCAGAGCAACTTATTGGTTCGCTTTGGTTAGATACTTTTTTGCCAACTCTTTCGTTGTCGTTTTCTTATTCTCCTTACAGATCATTTCATGAAAATTCTAAAGGTTTTTCAAGTGGGTTTTTGGCATCTTTTAGCTTGAATTATGGTTTAACTGAAATATTTCCATTTTCAAAAAGTTTCACAAAAATACAAGACAACAACTACCAACTAAAAATATTGCAAAACAATATTGAGAGCAAAATTAGAAATTTAAAATCTAGTATTGTGCAAAAAAGAAAGGATATTAGAAGATATAAAGCGATTCTTGATGCTTCTAAAATTAATGTAGAATTAGCTAATAAAAATTATCAAATGGCATTTAATGCTTTTAATTCCGGTGTCATGGATCTTTCTAAATTGAATGATATTGAGCTTGTTTATAAGCAGAGCGATTTGAAATTCATTGAAGATAAATTAAATTATTCCAATTCTATACTTGAATATAAGGATTTAATAAATTCATTAGATTAA
- the yidD gene encoding membrane protein insertion efficiency factor YidD, which yields MNIFKIFFILNYTLIFLIKIYQNTFSKVFGLQCIYKPTCSKYSIECLKKYNFPTALILMTLRIIRCNALFKGGNDFIPKYNPISTSLKEFQKRLIK from the coding sequence ATGAACATTTTCAAGATTTTCTTTATCTTAAATTATACTCTTATTTTTTTAATAAAAATTTACCAAAACACTTTTTCTAAAGTATTTGGACTACAATGTATATACAAACCTACTTGCTCAAAATATTCAATTGAATGCCTTAAAAAATACAATTTTCCAACAGCTTTAATATTAATGACGCTAAGAATAATAAGGTGTAATGCATTATTTAAAGGGGGAAATGATTTTATTCCTAAATACAATCCTATTTCAACATCTTTAAAAGAATTTCAAAAAAGATTAATCAAATAA
- a CDS encoding glycine betaine ABC transporter substrate-binding protein, whose product MNFIHKLFIGFCIFLIFLSCDEKKSSKNLKSVKIGYVNWGGETAATNVLKVVFEKMGYNAEIFSVTTSVMYQYLASGKVDGTVSSWVPTADKFYYEKLKTKFVDLGANYEGTIQGFVVPSYVPISSISELKGKGANFKNKMIGIDAGAGTQIVTEQALNYYGLSKEYELVPSSESVMLASLDSSIKRNEWILVPLWKPHWAFSRYDIKFLDDPDLIMGGIESVHTLVRLGLENDDIDAYYVFDHFYWNDDLILPLMDRNDKEPGNEYRNAVEFVEKNKEIVKMWVPEKYKALFD is encoded by the coding sequence TACATAAATTATTCATTGGATTTTGTATTTTTCTTATTTTTTTGTCTTGTGATGAAAAAAAGAGTTCAAAAAATTTAAAATCGGTAAAAATTGGATATGTAAATTGGGGTGGGGAAACAGCAGCTACAAATGTATTGAAGGTTGTTTTTGAAAAAATGGGTTACAATGCAGAAATATTTTCAGTTACCACATCCGTAATGTATCAATATTTAGCGTCTGGAAAAGTAGATGGTACGGTATCTTCTTGGGTTCCTACAGCTGATAAATTTTATTACGAAAAACTGAAAACAAAATTTGTTGATCTTGGTGCAAATTATGAAGGAACCATTCAGGGGTTTGTGGTGCCAAGTTATGTTCCAATTTCTAGTATTAGTGAGCTTAAGGGTAAAGGGGCTAATTTCAAGAACAAGATGATTGGCATAGATGCTGGTGCGGGAACTCAGATTGTTACAGAACAAGCACTTAATTATTATGGATTAAGTAAAGAGTATGAATTAGTTCCCTCAAGTGAGAGTGTTATGCTTGCAAGTTTAGATTCTTCAATAAAGAGAAACGAGTGGATTTTAGTGCCTTTATGGAAACCTCATTGGGCCTTTTCTAGGTATGATATTAAGTTTCTCGATGATCCTGATTTAATTATGGGGGGGATTGAGAGTGTGCACACTCTTGTTAGACTTGGTCTTGAAAATGATGATATTGATGCATATTATGTTTTTGATCATTTTTATTGGAATGATGATTTAATATTGCCTTTAATGGATAGAAATGATAAAGAGCCTGGCAATGAGTATCGCAATGCAGTTGAATTTGTTGAAAAGAATAAAGAAATTGTAAAAATGTGGGTTCCAGAAAAATATAAGGCTTTATTTGATTAA